In the Octadecabacter sp. SW4 genome, one interval contains:
- a CDS encoding DUF2231 domain-containing protein, with translation MTHLISHQPSNILIPKDKSMPPALRRLRRTAIATTLLGLLGTGAALAHGADAGVQVEVVGAPSWSLSPVYHILMAHFPVALWMAAYLFILIRCLSDSQFAVRLQKAIWPLAALGTLAGFVTYGLGLTIYPWSAITESPLGRNHIMLATWTLSYWTVMSVLGYRFRRHLFDGAQRWITLALATVGATVITITGTLGGSLGGTPSLVTKSLSWIGWNVYNTFYLPSWMLAVYGAGAIALIAIGIVGRRRV, from the coding sequence ATGACCCATCTGATTTCACACCAACCCAGCAACATTCTAATTCCAAAGGATAAATCCATGCCGCCCGCTCTGCGTCGCCTTCGCCGTACTGCAATTGCCACAACCCTCTTGGGGCTGCTTGGCACAGGCGCGGCGCTTGCGCATGGGGCCGATGCCGGGGTCCAGGTCGAGGTCGTCGGCGCGCCTTCATGGTCGCTCAGCCCGGTCTATCACATCCTCATGGCGCACTTTCCAGTCGCACTTTGGATGGCGGCCTATCTGTTCATTCTGATCCGCTGCCTGTCGGATTCACAATTCGCGGTGCGCCTGCAAAAGGCGATCTGGCCGCTTGCCGCGCTTGGAACGCTCGCAGGTTTCGTAACCTATGGGCTGGGGCTGACGATCTATCCCTGGTCCGCGATCACCGAAAGCCCGCTTGGGCGCAACCACATCATGCTGGCCACCTGGACACTGTCTTACTGGACGGTGATGAGCGTGCTTGGCTATCGCTTTCGCCGTCACCTGTTTGACGGAGCACAACGTTGGATCACCCTGGCGCTGGCGACTGTGGGCGCAACCGTCATCACGATCACTGGGACCCTTGGCGGGTCGCTGGGCGGCACACCGTCGCTGGTGACAAAAAGCCTGAGCTGGATCGGCTGGAATGTCTACAACACCTTCTATCTGCCGAGCTGGATGCTGGCCGTCTATGGTGCCGGCGCAATTGCGCTGATCGCCATCGGCATCGTCGGTCGCCGCCGTGTTTGA
- a CDS encoding NAD(P)/FAD-dependent oxidoreductase, whose amino-acid sequence MTTQADIEIVGAGPAGLTCAIILAKAGRRVTVREWRRDVGHRFHDDFQGLENWTARQDVLAELAEAGITADFAHHGVRKGIVFDSRARPHPVQGKRPLFYLLRRGNADGTLDRALLDQARAAGAKVRFNDHVETAAGNMVLAGGPRRADIIAVGQVFDTDMADGAWLAVNDALAPKGYAYLLVHAGRGTVASCLFTGFHDQAKYLAATVEFFQRHAGLEIENPRPFGGFGNVRLARTAMQGGYPVVGEHAGFQDALAGFGLRYAIRSGTLAAHSLLGGTDYTRAWREQLLPGLRAGVVNRFMFNTTGARAKDYLIGRVGEGDTAPALARTYGLSLPKRLMFPLARLRYRAPLKDPSCNHLNCDCVWCQHGTHTITKT is encoded by the coding sequence ATGACAACGCAGGCCGACATCGAAATCGTCGGCGCCGGTCCTGCCGGGCTGACCTGCGCGATCATTCTGGCCAAGGCCGGACGCCGCGTTACGGTGCGCGAATGGCGTCGCGATGTCGGGCACCGGTTCCATGACGATTTTCAAGGGCTTGAAAACTGGACCGCCCGACAGGATGTGCTGGCCGAACTGGCCGAGGCCGGTATCACAGCCGATTTCGCCCATCACGGCGTGCGCAAAGGCATCGTGTTCGACAGCCGGGCCAGACCACATCCTGTGCAGGGCAAGCGCCCGCTATTCTACCTGTTACGGCGCGGAAACGCGGACGGGACGCTGGACCGTGCGCTGCTGGATCAGGCGCGCGCAGCGGGCGCCAAAGTGCGGTTCAATGATCATGTAGAAACTGCTGCTGGCAACATGGTTCTGGCGGGCGGGCCACGACGCGCCGATATCATTGCCGTCGGGCAGGTCTTTGACACAGATATGGCCGATGGTGCCTGGCTGGCCGTAAACGACGCGCTGGCGCCAAAGGGCTATGCCTATCTGCTGGTCCATGCCGGACGCGGCACCGTAGCAAGCTGCCTGTTCACCGGCTTTCACGATCAGGCAAAATACCTTGCGGCAACGGTGGAGTTTTTTCAACGTCACGCCGGGCTTGAAATCGAAAACCCCAGACCGTTCGGTGGCTTCGGCAACGTGCGACTGGCGCGCACGGCCATGCAAGGCGGCTATCCGGTGGTCGGCGAACACGCCGGTTTTCAGGATGCGCTTGCGGGTTTTGGTCTACGCTATGCGATCCGGTCGGGCACACTGGCGGCGCACAGCCTGCTCGGCGGGACAGATTACACCCGCGCCTGGCGGGAGCAGTTGCTTCCCGGCCTGCGGGCGGGTGTCGTCAACCGGTTCATGTTCAACACGACCGGCGCGCGCGCAAAGGATTACCTGATCGGACGCGTTGGAGAGGGCGATACCGCCCCGGCGTTGGCCCGCACCTACGGCCTGAGTTTGCCAAAGCGGCTGATGTTTCCGTTGGCCCGCCTTCGTTATCGCGCACCGCTGAAAGACCCCAGCTGCAACCACCTGAATTGTGATTGCGTCTGGTGCCAGCATGGCACCCACACGATCACCAAAACCTGA